CAGCCGCAGGTCGCCGCCCATGCCGCGCGCGAACTCGCGGCTGATCGCGAGCCCGAGCCCCACGCCGCCGATCGGGTTCTGCCGGCCGCGGTCGAGCTGCACGAACGGGAGGAACACGCGCTCCTGCTCCGCGGGCGGAATCCCGGGGCCCGTGTCGGTGACCTCGACCACGCCGCCGTCCGCCGGGTTCTCCGAGACCGGCGCGCTGCGGAGCGTCACCCGGCCGCCGGGCGGCGTGAACTTGATCGCGTTCGTCAGCAGGTTCACGACGATCTGCCGCACGCGCTTCGGATCGCCGCACACGTCCACCGGGCGCAGGTCGGAGTCGAGCACGACGCCCTTCGCCTGCGCGTTCCGCTCCATCCACGAGCACACGTCCTGGATCAGCGGGCGCAGCGCGACGGCGCTCGACTCGTACGCGACGCGTCCCGCCTCGATGCGCGCGTAGTCGAGGATGTCGGTGATCAGCTCGAGCAGGTGCCGCTCGCTGCGGGCGATCCGCTCGAGGCACTCGCGCTGCGCGTCGGTGACCGGTCCGTGGACGCCGAGCGCGATGAGCTCCGTGTAGCCGCGGATCGCGTTCAGCGGCGTGCGCAGCTCGTGCGACATCGTGGCGAGGAACTCCGCCTTCGCGCGGTTCGCCGCCTCCGCGGCGGCGAGCGCGTGGGCGGTCGCCTGTTCGGCGCGCACGCGCGGCGTGATGTCGCGCGCGACGACCAGCACGGCCTTCGGCCGGTCGTCGGCGTCGGGCTCGAGGACCGTCTGCGCCTCGAACCACCGGCGCCCCGACGGCGTGTCCAGCTCGAACGTGAGCGGCGAGAGGGGCTCGTCGCTGCACGACGACGCGAGGAGCGCGCGCAGTCGATCGGTGCACCGCGCGACGATGTCCGCCGGCAGACCGAGCATGTCGGGGGTGTGGCCGAGCAGCGCGTCGGCGGGGATGCCGGTGACACGCGTGACGGCGGGGTTCGCGAACGTGACGCGCAGCTCGCGGTCGAAGCGCAGCACCGCGTCGGTCGCCGTCTCCAGGATCACCGACAGCTCGCGCTCGCGCGCCGCGAGCGCGGCGGCGTAGCGCGCGCGCGTCGCGGCCGCCGCGCGCTCCTCGGTGATGTCGCGATAGACGACGGCGAGGCCGCCGTTCACCGTCGGGAACGCGTGGATCTCGTGCCAGACGTCGCGCCCCGGATAGTGGTGCTCGAAATGCGCGCTGCGGCGCTCGGCGACGACGGCGCGGTAGCGCGCCTCGACCTCGGTGCCACACGTCTCGGGCCACACATCCCAGTGGATGCGACCGACCAGCGCGTCGGGCGGTGCGCCGCTCAGGGCGACGGCGGCGGGGTTCGCGTACGTGACGCGCCACTCCGCGTCGAGGGCGAGAAAGCCGTGCGTGACGCTCTCCAGCACGGCCGCGACTTGGGCGTCGAGCGCGCGCCGGGGGATGGTGGTGCGTGCTCGACGCTCCACCAAGTTGGCGCCGTCGCCCGACGCCTGCGAGCTGTCCATGACCCCACTCCGCGCGAGCCCATCGACCGTGCCGCGGCCACCGATGGATGGTACGACGATACTGCAAGTGTTCGTCCACCGGCCCCGGCCTAACGATCGCCCGGCGGCCCCGCGTCGCTGCCTTGCCTCCGTCGGAACCGCTCTCCTAGCTTTGTCGACCATGGCCGCACGAGACCGAGCTCGAGCACCGCTCCGCCCACGGGCCGCGGATTCCGCCGCGTGACGCGGGTCGTTAGGCGGGTGCTCTCGATCGTCGCGGCGTGCGCGCTCGTGCTGGGCACGTGGACGCTGGCGTGGGCGCACGCGACGCTCGTGCGGGCCGAGCCGGCGGCGGGAAGCCGCCTCGCGACGAGCCCGAGCCGGGTGTGGCTGCTGTTCAGCGAGGCGCTGGAGCCCACGCTCGCGCACCTGACGCT
The window above is part of the Gemmatirosa kalamazoonensis genome. Proteins encoded here:
- a CDS encoding PAS domain-containing sensor histidine kinase; this encodes MDSSQASGDGANLVERRARTTIPRRALDAQVAAVLESVTHGFLALDAEWRVTYANPAAVALSGAPPDALVGRIHWDVWPETCGTEVEARYRAVVAERRSAHFEHHYPGRDVWHEIHAFPTVNGGLAVVYRDITEERAAAATRARYAAALAARERELSVILETATDAVLRFDRELRVTFANPAVTRVTGIPADALLGHTPDMLGLPADIVARCTDRLRALLASSCSDEPLSPLTFELDTPSGRRWFEAQTVLEPDADDRPKAVLVVARDITPRVRAEQATAHALAAAEAANRAKAEFLATMSHELRTPLNAIRGYTELIALGVHGPVTDAQRECLERIARSERHLLELITDILDYARIEAGRVAYESSAVALRPLIQDVCSWMERNAQAKGVVLDSDLRPVDVCGDPKRVRQIVVNLLTNAIKFTPPGGRVTLRSAPVSENPADGGVVEVTDTGPGIPPAEQERVFLPFVQLDRGRQNPIGGVGLGLAISREFARGMGGDLRLRSVPNDGSTFTLQLPGPTQCA